ATTAACTACTACAGTTGTATTAAAGTGTCCAAGCTCTATATGATACTCTTTCattttttcatacatttttttctttattttagaatTTCACAATTTTGGATCTAATTGGAATCCTCAAAAGTTTATTCATCCAAGATGGCTGAGACATTTTGTAAACATGACATACGAACAAAATAATATTGTGTCGCCCGACTCACCATGctttcaaaacaaatttcaaaacaTACTTTTAATAGTTAGTTTTGGCGCCGTTTCTGAGTACGAATCCATTCCATTGTTTGAACTATTATACAAAAAAGCATTTACTAATAGAATATATTGTGGAGCTTCTTCCTTGCCAAATCAAACGGAAATTACAATTCTTCCAGTTGATACAAAATATGGAGCATTCCTATATGACTGTCTAGATAAAGCTATTAAAACCTACACTAACTACAGCGGTTACCTCTTCATAGGTGAAGATGTGTTATTGAATTATTGGAATGTTGCTAATCTCgatcaaaacaaaatatggGAAGACGATAGCATAAAACAAGGACCAGTTCTTTATGAGCAAAACACAGACTCTTGGGAATGGTGGCAAAGCCCTTGGGGAAGCCGTGCAATGGAGAAGGTATATGAGTACTTAATAGAATTAAATTACTACGACAACAGAAAAGCAAAATTAACACAAGGGGATTGGAAGCCAGCTTGGGATGCTGGGCAATCTTTAAATAAATGGCTATGGAATGGTGGAGGGGAATATGCGTGCTATTGGACTAACAGATCTGTTTTTTACATCCCACAATCCTATTCGCAACTTTATGTAAACATTTCGAAACATTTCAGAGCAAGTGGTGTGCGACATAACATAGCTATTCCGACGGTAACTCGTTTAGTCACACTTGCATCAGAAAGCATTAAGCTGAGATCGCTTGGTATAACTGAAAATAATCGAGGTGAGATTTTATCAAAACGAGAATTATTGGTGCAGGCATCAGATAAATCTCACTTCATCTACATAGACGGCAACCGAAAAGAAAGAAGGgccattttaaataatttaagattAAAAGAATACGCTGTAGGCAAGTTTTTACAGTATAGAAGATGCTGACCTTCTGCAAGTAGTAACATATCCTGCAACGTGTTAACATTCTGCAAAAAACATATCCTTAATAATTTcatcatttcatttttgaaagtAAACCTTTGAAGGACATTCTGCAAGTACGACCGTGTTCTGGAAgatgttgacattttttaagtggCAACACGTTCTGCAgatgttgacattttttaaattgcagCATGTTCTGGAGTCGCTGACATTCTCTAAGACTCAGACATTTTTGCCAATGATGACATCTTCCACGTGGCAGCATATTCTCCATATTACAGAATATCTTGGAGATGTTGACATTCTCCAAGTAGCATTTTCTGGAGATGCTTACATTCTCCAAGTGGCAGAATCTTTTAGAGATTTTGATATCCTCCAAGTTTAGAACTTTTCAAATACATGACATTTGTATATACGAAATCTTTTTATacttataaattatatatatttggtttcacaaattgtatttttatgttaTAGTATTTATTATTACACATTCTTTCTCATGTgagtttttacttttattttcaaatgttgTTTTGTCGTTCAAAAAATTACTGACCGTACAATGTGAAATTTATCATACCATAATTGcaacaatttcaaataaattgtTTAACCTTTAAATTTTTGGTATTCAAAGCTGTGATTTGTTTTAATAAGACTAACTTTAGTTTCTCTACAAGTGTAAACCATTGTATTGGCTGAGGATCAAGATCGATAATTAGCAACTTTCTTTTTCTAGAAAACGCtttaaattccaaaaaaatctGCTTAAAGGATTGGTCTTAAAGAGGTGGAGAGACAATAACGTTATGTTCTTTTTACGAAACAGCATTTTAAAAAACCCTTCCTGCGGTTCCATGTAAATTTACTtcgttagaaaaaaaaacatggatAACTGCAGCAAGTGTATTCTGTAAAACATGCAGAAAATTAAGACATCAAATTTAACCTAAAGATGGTTGTGAGACTGGTCAATTAGGTCCTTTGTTTTACAGCCAAAACCAAAATTTTCGCCAGTGCTAATCAGAGCTAATTTTTTTCTGGATGTCAAACgactttaaaaattaaagaaattgttCTGCAAAATCTggtgtttttttattcattaaacTTCATAAAGAAATACGACAGAGTGTGCTAAATTTAACATTTTGGCgccatttccatttttttagtttAGGGGCgtcgttttgatttttgatttagcTATATCTACTTGCAAGTGACAgttttaatgaaaataaaaaattgtattttatcaaattttaaatgCTCAAGTAGCTAAATGTGTGGTGATAAGGTACATTTTTTTTGTGGCAACAGTGAACTGTATTTAAAATCAGGCCTTTAGAAGTGAACGCAGTGTTCGTTATGTGCAAAATGCTGCGCGCAGATATGAAAATACTTCAAGGAAATTTGAATTAAAGTCCTTCTTCTGGGGTTTATCGTGAATAAAATGCTGATTTTCTAATAAGAAGCTAAACTAAGCTAAGAAGGTAACTTGCAAATACAAATTGGTTGTacatattttgatttatttaaggTCATATGGAAGTAAAATTACTTGAATGTTTTTGAAGTGAAAAAAATTCGGTATCCATTGTGATGCATGATTTTCGAGCCCTGCTATAATTACTCGTCATATCCATCCATTATTTGGTACCCATCAGATCTCTAAGATTGCTAAGAAAGTATATAATAGAGAAAAAATGTTTCTCTAAAAACGCTGATTATGAGTAGAggtgctaaaaaaaattaataattgtttAAGCATATCACACGCTTCATTGCACAAAGTGTGCATTAATAAGTCACATGGTTCCATTCCAGTGATTAAccgaaaacattaaaaagaaattataagCAAATAGGACTGAACCAAGAATATAAAGACTAAGAATTTATATGTCGAACAAAAAAGATTAATAAAGTGATGTAATTATGATTTGAAAGAATTAAACAGAGTGAAAATATGTGTAAAATTATTGTACAGAAATTAAATTCAATTTATTCTGCATCCCATACTTCTGCTGAGTTTTCAAGATGAAGCATTTCTGCATACTTGTGTTAATAATCTTAATGCTGAATGGATTCATTGTAGAAGGCTTCAGACACAAGACAAATAGAATTATCAAGAAGCGATCCAGAGGTAGGACAATATTATAACATATTCTTCTTTTCAGTCGAGAGTTTATTTCAGAAGGATATTTCAACGCTGTTGTTTGTGACTTTGTCACCTCCCCAATAAACGTATACCCTACACGGTCACGAATTATCTTAATGCGGAAATGTTAAAGATGTAACAAAGCTTTCTCAACATGTATGTATAAGGTATTACCTCACGCACGCCCATCACATCGTGGAGAGGGCCGGAGAGGGGCAGGGAGGTATACTCCAACCCCACATTTTTGCAAAGTATGATGTAAAAAAACTACGCATTACTGCTATACACataatgatttaaaattaataatttaattatAATTAATAATTGTTATTAATATCTAGCCCATTTGATAATTATTTATATAGTGAACAATATTGTTActcaaaattgtcaaaaaatataCACTCGTTTGCTATAATTGTTCACATTTTTATACCAAAGTAAAAACAACTCTACATACTCAAAAAGTTTAGACTTTTTAGACGTCCATAAAACATGGTGGGAGGGCTCATTTGTAGGTATTCTAGAAAGTGAATTTATAAGAATTCCCTCCAAGACGTGGGGAACAAGCATGATGGGCCTCCTATGGTATGTATGGTGCTGCCACTGTCATTCCTTAGCCGAAAGATCTGTCATAAATACTTACTTACTTCAAAAGAAGGACACGAAAGAACTTTATCACAAGACGCTTTAATGGTTCTGCTAATTTAAACTTCTGTACttctgtatattttttatgagaagTTCATGTTAATTAATCGAAATTGATAAGCAAGCGggttatgtttttatatattgaCCATTCGTGAATTTGTTATGAGTATGACAGCATTCTCCATGCATCTATTAAAAAactcaaaagttaatttttgttgATACTCGGTGATTCTTGCCTGTGAGTCACAGGCAAGAATCACAGGCAAGAATCACCTGCATAATCTGTTATGCATCTTACTTTTTTCTTCTCAGTTTCTCATGCAAGCACTTCACTCACAAACACAACAAAATCAGTAGAAGAATCTACCGCTAAATTTAACGATGATGGCGCCTCACGTAAGTCATACACAAGCATACTCGCTCCATTATGAGCTACGCCTTTTTATCTTTACTAATATCTAGAAAAGTTTGAGCGCGGTTGACAAAAATGCGGACACATGTTGCTGCATCCCCTTTTGTCATCCGTCCTCACACTAGCCATGACTGCAATGCACGAAGGCAGTCTTGCAGTGATAAATACGTTCTTCAATGCAATATTATACAAGTttatactttttaaaagtgataatAATATAATTCTTACACCTTTTTCATATGCACAGGAGAAACAACATATATACGCAAAAATTCCACAAATGAAAAAgctgaaaagaaaaataaatttgaaaaaggtaAAGATCATACATACGCATGAGCATGAATTTTTACcttaatttacatttttattccACATATTGTAttactgttattattattttatttatgccGAATTTCATAGCTACCTTACATCGACATTTATATGTTTGTACATCTATCAGACTAGTCTTATATACTATAGCTTTCTATTTTATCAATAAACAGCGTGAACATTTAAAACGTTGCAAAGCCACAATTTGgtttttgtttatattgtgTTCCAAGTATATAAACTTGATAAACTTGTGGTTAAGTGTAAGCTCTTTCATATTAaattaagttgttgttttttcgccGGAGTTAAGCTTTAAAAAACATCCCCTTTTTGGAGCTAAAGAACGGTAAAGATTAAAAATCAACATATGATCATATAAATTTATTCTAGTTATCGCTTctagctttttatttttatctagtgCAGCTTAGGGTGAATTAAACTAATACATGTTGacaaacagaatttttttttttatttttagttcagAGGAAACAAGAACAGAAGGGAAAAGGTAACTCAGTTTTTcctttaataaatatataacatgAATTATCTTGTAGGAAGGTAGAGAAAAAAAGCGGAAAAATATAACCGACAAAGAATTAATTTTAAGTGATAGTAAATGCATTTCAGGGAAATCcattttttttgctgatgatGTGTGTAGCGAGTGCAAAGTAAATTACAACTTTAAGTGCACTTTCAGGGAAGAAATTttgtagaaaagaaaaaaaatacctaCGCTTTTTATGGATGTTATTGTAGAAAATAAAGCTGATCCCgattcaaaaagaaaatatagtaACTTTCATGTCTCTGTTTTCAAAGCAAGCTATTGATTTTTGCTCTCCgccatattttatattttttctcaccCGTCAAATTAAATTCCACCAATTCTGTCTCTTCGCACAATAATGTCTTCCCGCCAAATTTAACTTAAAAATTTCTAATGAAAGAAAGATTCAGTGAACTCTGGTTTTTCTTTCTCTAGATATGAGCGCTATTGTTGTCATTGGTAACAAGACACATAGGATATCTGGTCCGGTTGTTAAACAACTGCTATCCGAACTCCAGCATCAAAAAGGTCTGTTATTCTTTTAACATATATTTCTATTTAGAATGATTCTTTCAATCAGAATATAATCTACTAACCATCTAACTAGATCATCAAGTTGCCATAGCATGTCAATCTTGCCGTTGGAGATTATTGCAATGTATTAAGTTTAAGAAAACTCGTTCTGAATTAAACTACCTAATCAAGGAAAAAACGGGGATATCGGGAAAATTTTAATGGTGGGTGATTAAAATTTCTCCTGCTTAAAAGCTTGCCCGGGCTGACTAAAGTCCCGACTGGTAATTTTCTCCGAACAACTTTAACCCAACTATGAACCTTCCGAGAACATTACTAACGGCCTTTTTaatattaagatttttttttccttatgAAAACAGGTACAAAAAAGATACCAATATGTAAAACTAGCCAAAAAAGAGGGAAAAACATCCTATATAAGCtataacaaaaaagttaaactaCTTTGTTTAGACCCTACAGACAGTGCAAAACAAGCCAAAACAGATCCAACAGAAGTCGGCTCATCAGGAGCTAGTAACTTAAAAAGACTTTATGCAGCCAACGAAGTTGCGGAGATCAATAAATTGCTAGGGAAACCTTTAACAGATGCAAAAGCGTTAGGTCTTATAAAGAATTTACTGTTAGATAAAGTGCACAACCATCTTGCGAAAACTATGGATATGGAAACAATGGAAGTTCTGCAACCACCTTCTAATCCAGGTAAAAACAGTGTCTTTTGCGCCAAACATGACGCATTGCCAAAAGCGTAGCCGAAAATGCCCATTTGGAGGAAAAAATTGTACATTTATGGACCTTTTATGTTTTAGGTAAATAATTAAACTTTACCTACGATGGTTAAAGTTTACTAAGTGCCTTTGATCGGAGAATTTGAAATTTTAGCCCGctctaagtttttgaataacAGTATGAAACTACATCAAAAGTATCAATTAATAGTGTTTAAAACAACCATGTTTAGTTTGAAGTTGATCTTTGTTGTTGATTTTTTGCTGGGACAGGGAGTGAGGTCGGGCGGGGCAAGGGTACTACGTCATGAATTACACAAAAACATAATTCTAAGTGTCAGAAATGACGTCGACAAAATGCATTGTGCGGTGTAAATGGCAAAAGAAATGGAACGCTGGAACTAAACAAAGAAAACTACCTTTCAGTAGAATGGTATGGAGTAAAATGATTATCAAGAAGCTGCATatgatatttttaattaattaattcattTGACCATTTCCTGACTGAAAAGCCGTTGCTTTTACACTGAATTAAATATCTGTTTCATCATCCACTTAAAGATAAAATTGGAAATCTTTCTGCATTTCTCCATTTTCATTACAACAacaatttacaaaaatgtttctctttaaaatatcttttttacgaaatttgaaaattttttccgCCATACTCCTCCTTTGAGATTAAACAATagcgctttttaaaaaatagcgctttttaaaaaaataaatacatgtaTCTAAATTTATTTGACGGAAGAATTCTTATGGGTGAATGATAACATTAATTATTGCTAATAATACTAATACCAATACTCTTCCTGACCGGTCCTAAAGATATTTGCAGAATTTTTTCTCGTTTGTATCCAAGGTAATCTGGGCAGCTTTCCATACCCTTGCTATTTTTGTTCAAAGATTTTTGAACTGTCCCATTGAGAACTTTTTTTCAGTCATTTTATAGGGCATCAACTTTGATTTATTGCTAATTATGTTTCAATGGTATTCAGTCAatttcttcaattttatttagcGCCATTTGGAATCAAAGAAGGAGTTCATGGACAAGTAGAAAGTACGTTTATTacaatcttttttatattaaaaaaataacttaatgtTTATATAGACTAGTTGTTACCCCCATGGAAAAATCTACGGATTCGCGTATCGTTTTAATCGTGATTCAGGTATCCTCTTATTGTACATATTTAGGTATCGTTATTTCGTGCATCCTTAGCATCACCTGGTTTTGAGGCACAAAAAGATTACTTTTaagaaatcaattttaaattaaaaattaaaaattatttaactggATTTTTAAACGTTTCTGCGGATGAATATGTTTTATGGTGAAAGTGCGTTCCGTGGTGATACATATGGCAGTAAAACCAACCCATTGATATACGCTTTTTCATAAAGGCAATAAAAGCAATAAATCTACTTACAGGATTGTAATTAGCAGGATAAATatagtttcatttttgtttttgtttttctaaataCCAACAAGTTTTACACCATATTTGAAAGTTAAACTAATTTTACAAATATCTTTCTACATTCTGAAAGCAAATACGATTTTGCGCAAtaattaaatcaacattttTAACTACTTGTTTTTTCAGATAGGATTCTGTGAAACATTTGTTGCATTTCTAAGAGAGcaattcatttttctttttttagctgCGACAGCTTCGAAGAGAAGGCAAGGTATTTGATCATTTGTGTATTTGAACATCTCTCCTGCACCATTCATATACGCATGCAcaaataaatgagaaaataaaCACAAATGTTCAAGCCATGTCTTTTCTTGCgtctgtaaattttatttttacaaagtcTAACTTTTTGGTTTCAGTCATGTGCTTTTTTCTTATATGTGTTATCGATTTTATAACACTTTTATATCTCAAATTAAACGCAAACAAAatgcttttgtgttttttttcctttttttattactATCCCAAAATTAAAACAAGGAAAACAATCTTTAAAAAAGCATGCATATTACATAATATACAGCATGATATTTCCCAACAAGTGGCCAGACCTTTTGTTTCATGATTTACTATACCTACACAACGTCTCATCTATTTAACACAAACTTCTTCTTTTAACAGCATCCATTTGTCGTGATTTGGATCCAAAAGAAAAATGTCTATATCTCAAGGAACTGGGTTTGTGTGCTGAAGGTAAAAAACATCCAAGGATTCGACGACGGTGCCAACAGACATGTGCCATGTGTGATGTTTATTCACCAACTGCGCCACAATGTAGCGATTGCAATAACTGTGCTGGTTGTACAAGCCTACGTAAGTTAAAACTTCCTTTCTtaattgacattattgctgtCACAGCCAATGTTTTGTAATATTAGTAATTTAAATCATACATACATGTCACCTACTCTGCAATTCATTGTTAAAGAACCAATTATATAAAGTCTTATATATATCATGCATTTCATGCTTTTACAATGCATTTAGAATATTCTCAAGCACCACCACCCCCACCTCCGCCGCCGCCTCCACCTCCCCCACCACCTCCACCTCCACCTCCTCCCCCACCGCCTTATTATGCACATACACCCTGTCAACCAGGTTGTGCAGCCACTGGCACATGTGCACCGGGTTGTGAACATGCTAAACGACCATGTGAACCAGTTTGCGATGATGAAGAAACGCATGAACACGCCGCGCATGCCGCACACACACACGCCGCACACATTACTCATGACGCACAGATTGGGCAAACACCACATGCAGATGTAGTAGCTACTGAAGAGGACGATATTGAGCTTTTGGACCAAGGTACTACACTGCCACCTTGCAAACCAGGATGTGGAAGTAAGTAACCAACAATCTTCAtatgaatgttttttttatctttgatgTAGGGAAATGGCAAATTGATATTCACGTACCTTATGAAGTTCTACaaggtatataaatatataaaaatctgTTGATAAGCATGTATGTAGAAATTCTTTTCTTGATTTGGAAATTTATTCCTTTTCTGTTCCAATGGGAGATGTAATAATCTTTAAACAAGCAAAGCAAGACTTGCAAAAGTCTTGTAACAAAGTAATTAAGTAAGTAGGTAATAGAAAATAAGTAACTGACAGGACAAAGTCGAGCGGTACACAACAATGAACTTATAGAGTAAAACTTCTCTATAGATGACACTATCCATCATAGAGGTGCCCAAATTTACATATTTTGCTCAACAAACCTGCTCTGGGTAAGCGGAATTAACGCAAAGTGTGTCAAAAGACTGATTTAGGGAGATTAATGTGACCAAAATCAACACATCAGGAATATTTCATTgaatatttattaaattattgacaaaattcttttaactgttattttacaTGGTCCATGTTAGTCGTGCATACTGTAGAGAAGCCAGTTCTAGAAAGAAGATAAATTTAAACTTTGAAATGACGCCCATTACATAGACATTTTGTTAGGAGAGCTTAATTGTCGTTTCATACGTTTCTAAGAAAAGAGTCTGTTGAAAAGAGATGTCTGTTATGAAAGATGTCCGGTATACGGAAGTTTTACTTTAAAGAACTGTTCTCGTATCTGTTTGAGTATTAAAAATGGCTGTGTATGAATGTTATCTTGGGGAATACTAAAATTGGAAAGGATGCCACAATTGCTCATTAGCATAGTCTTAGttttagtaaaattttttagGTAATGGAATACCTTGTGGCAATTGTGGTAAGATGTATAATTTTTTATCGAATCTCAGTCAAGTTTCACTAAAACCTAGAATGGTGGTAACCCACCATTaactaacattttttatttaaatttatttattaatttagcaTTGTTTTTACTCTTTTTTGAACTGTCCCAAACGGTATTTAACGtagaaacaagcaaacaaaagtCACACGCAAACCAATATCATCGGCTTGTAATGATCAGGGCCAAAAATACTTAAAATGATGACGTCACACCAAGGTTTATTTTCACGCCGatcaataacttttattttacaCTGTATTGCTGCGAAGTATCATTACTTTGAAAATAATGATGTCATACCAATATTTTCTCCCAACGCCAATCTATTTCTATACTATATTGCTTCCAATAAGTTTCATTATCATAGCTTAAGCATCTTTTTAGGCTTATTTTACGTGGTTAAATCGCCCCGGATATTTGATAGCAAAAAGATAAACAATGTAAGATGATGACATTGATAATtagaacttttttcttttttagttccAACAAACCATCGGCAGTCCCCACTTGTACCGACACCAACCCAACATCAAACGACTCCAAATCCAGTTCTTGTGCTGAATGATAATACTCCGATACCTGGAAAAGCTGCAAAGTAAGGCTAGTTATGTTATTATATAAGTTTAAATAATATGGGTTCTTTAACCAATACTATGCCGTTCTTCATCTTTAATATGTTCTCAGTTAGTGGaaaaatatttcagcatgaTGTGGGAATGGATGTAGACGGAAAAAAATTTCCCCGGGCGCGAAAAAGTCACGTGCTGAAAATTTGCTGCttagagaaaaaaattatgctaaaTCAATATGTGTTTTACTCACCTACTAAGAACAACTCTTGTTTTTGTGGATGAATAATTTTCCACTCAACGAGATCTCGAACGTACATGCTTAAGGTCTCGGCAGTTGGGTAAAATACTCATCCTGACAAAATAAACTAATGGTTAAACTTTATTACCACCTATAATTTGTATTCGTATGTTATTCGCATAAAGATATGTATTGCAAACTGTGCATTAAGTTGGTACAATATCTTCCCTGCTTAAATGAGCAATCTAGTGTTAGGGTGTTTTTTTAAGTGCGAAAACAATTTCATAAACTATGTCCACTTACTAAATTAATATGCAATTTTCACACTAAATTGTTATTATTTGTCATTTTTGATATCTTAGTCTTAATTCTTTAGCCTTCCCAATGCAGTACCAACGCTACACGCACATTTAACAATAAATGCTGCTGCCACGATACAGCCAGGTATGTAATAATACATAGCTTCTTTCTATTACCAGCTAGACTGTTGGAATTGTGCAACGCGTGTCAAAATGATGTGATAGTTTTATCATCAAATATCTCGACTGTGATAGGTTGAGAGGAACTAGATATACATATTTCTGATTTAGAGTGCAATTCCCAATATTTGGAGTGTGACTAAGGGGTTTTGGCAaagttcaaatttttaaaaaatagtggtttgtttatttcattaattcCTGTGGAAGATAAAGGCATTGAATAGCCTAAAATACTGATAAAAATTAGCTGGAAAAAGGTGAAACTAAAGCCTTGAAACACTAAAAAAACTCACCGAAAACTATTTTGTAACTCTCAGAATATCATGCAACTCCAAAGTTAAACGGTCCATCAAAGTAAATTCATATGATTCGATTAaggaatttttatttgttagttTTTAgttaagaaattatttaaagaaacgTCAAGTGAAAATTAGAATTGAATTGAGTTGCGTTTCTCAACATActgttttgtttgaaaaaatgtaatgtttttttaattagttgTCTAACAACGCTTTTGAATATTATGTacatttcattcaaaaattgtttcattCAAAGAATATTTTCCGTGATGATAAAGTAGTTATCGCACATAACTCGTTTAATATGTCAAATATTTTTACCTTTTCTTAGCTTTGGCAGATATTTTACCCGCTTGAAGGCTCGTAAAAATAGTCTTCTTTCTGCAGAATTTGAAAAACGCAAAATATACACGCCATATTGCACTTGGGAAAGTGCAATAAGCAGTAAATAGTTTTTAGTGAAAAAAGGATTTTGTATCGAAACACAGGTTTTCAATATAATATTTTTGCTATATATCATTTGTTATTTAGTCACGACAGAGGCATCTCTTTTGCGACCATCTGCAGAACCAGTTAATCCAACTGCATTAAGACCATCTGGCATGACAAGACACACTACTAAACATCTCACTACTCACTTACCAACAGTGGTTCATCGCACAACTCCTATGCGTCCAAGTCTTCCTACACGTCGGCCTGTGGTTCCGACCAGACCGATTACAAACCCTGTACATCCTAGTATACCTGTAGTAAAGACTGTACCCACTGCAGCACCATTGGGACCTATTGCTAATGCACAGCCCTCTGTGGAAGTGGTTCCACCTGCTCCTCCAGTGCCTCCTGTTCCTGCAGCAGAGGATGAAGTTGTAGAAGCAAATAGACTTCCAGCTATGCCTCCAGGTTCAGTTGATccaggtaaactcattttttattGTCTCATTCACTAAGCTATAGAGTAAAGCTGTTGATAATGAAAGTTGTGAAACAAAAAGCAATATTTCTATTCTGTTGTAGTAGagaatttttaaattccatATACCGTTAatcgttttttcttctttagtaTTTGATGCTGTTGGAAAGTGCCAGCTTCCATTAGACATTGGTATTGCAATTGATACTTCTGCAGCTACTGTGCCACATTGGCAACAAATTCAACAATTTACAAGAAATTTAATTGACAAATTTGAAATGGGAGGAGTATCTCGTATTGGAATAATTACTTTTGATACTTTGGCAAAAGTTCCAGTTCACTTAGGAACCTATAACGATGCAAATACTTTAAAACAACATCTAAATAAATTACAAGCAGATCCATATGGTCGCCGAAGAACGGATTCAGCTTTAGATGCAGCTAAGGATAAATTATTTGTATCTGGAAGACCTGGTGTaccaaagattttatttttgctaGAACACGGAAGAATAAATGGTTAGAGTTACTATTTTTATcttgtttgttattttaatttctttttttatttcattcggCTGTTGTTCTATTGTTGCTAATagtattgttgtttttgttgtttttgttttttctaatgTTTTGGTGGCTGTCGGCATCATTCctgttttgttattgttaataATTTTCCT
Above is a window of Hydractinia symbiolongicarpus strain clone_291-10 chromosome 3, HSymV2.1, whole genome shotgun sequence DNA encoding:
- the LOC130635596 gene encoding uncharacterized protein LOC130635596 isoform X2: MKHFCILVLIILMLNGFIVEGFRHKTNRIIKKRSRVSHASTSLTNTTKSVEESTAKFNDDGASRETTYIRKNSTNEKAEKKNKFEKVQRKQEQKGKDMSAIVVIGNKTHRISGPVVKQLLSELQHQKDPTDSAKQAKTDPTEVGSSGASNLKRLYAANEVAEINKLLGKPLTDAKALGLIKNLLLDKVHNHLAKTMDMETMEVLQPPSNPAPFGIKEGVHGQVETSICRDLDPKEKCLYLKELGLCAEGKKHPRIRRRCQQTCAMCDVYSPTAPQCSDCNNCAGCTSLRKWQIDIHVPYEVLQGNGIPCGNCVPTNHRQSPLVPTPTQHQTTPNPVLVLNDNTPIPGKAANLPNAVPTLHAHLTINAAATIQPVTTEASLLRPSAEPVNPTALRPSGMTRHTTKHLTTHLPTVVHRTTPMRPSLPTRRPVVPTRPITNPVHPSIPVVKTVPTAAPLGPIANAQPSVEVVPPAPPVPPVPAAEDEVVEANRLPAMPPGSVDPVFDAVGKCQLPLDIGIAIDTSAATVPHWQQIQQFTRNLIDKFEMGGVSRIGIITFDTLAKVPVHLGTYNDANTLKQHLNKLQADPYGRRRTDSALDAAKDKLFVSGRPGVPKILFLLEHGRINGGDPSVNWAQMLSEPAQRLRDMGVNVFAVGATPIATLEELKTISSSEDDTHAIGLPNYTHLPAVVEQLAAKACQLAGTLYFPTNIPAQQTPPPVTTQLKKMVTNARIPLGTPHSPTNIPVRLTPALVTTQLKKMATNTHGPYGCPVNYAKLGCYNDDQNNPRPLPEQLVNDRGATFPHYSGSPINWDHWATYLPKFVCRCAMLAKKKGYKIFGIQFFAACWSGPASEQTYMEDGEGDPDMCISTSSRKCEATDSVCAGKQETNFVYSLEAEAKRSNIPRHPYYHHKRHSHKKRAPKKYKPAVYLT
- the LOC130635596 gene encoding uncharacterized protein LOC130635596 isoform X4, with product MKHFCILVLIILMLNGFIVEGFRHKTNRIIKKRSRVQRKQEQKGKDMSAIVVIGNKTHRISGPVVKQLLSELQHQKDPTDSAKQAKTDPTEVGSSGASNLKRLYAANEVAEINKLLGKPLTDAKALGLIKNLLLDKVHNHLAKTMDMETMEVLQPPSNPAPFGIKEGVHGQVETATASKRRQASICRDLDPKEKCLYLKELGLCAEGKKHPRIRRRCQQTCAMCDVYSPTAPQCSDCNNCAGCTSLRKWQIDIHVPYEVLQGNGIPCGNCVPTNHRQSPLVPTPTQHQTTPNPVLVLNDNTPIPGKAANLPNAVPTLHAHLTINAAATIQPVTTEASLLRPSAEPVNPTALRPSGMTRHTTKHLTTHLPTVVHRTTPMRPSLPTRRPVVPTRPITNPVHPSIPVVKTVPTAAPLGPIANAQPSVEVVPPAPPVPPVPAAEDEVVEANRLPAMPPGSVDPVFDAVGKCQLPLDIGIAIDTSAATVPHWQQIQQFTRNLIDKFEMGGVSRIGIITFDTLAKVPVHLGTYNDANTLKQHLNKLQADPYGRRRTDSALDAAKDKLFVSGRPGVPKILFLLEHGRINGGDPSVNWAQMLSEPAQRLRDMGVNVFAVGATPIATLEELKTISSSEDDTHAIGLPNYTHLPAVVEQLAAKACQLAGTLYFPTNIPAQQTPPPVTTQLKKMVTNARIPLGTPHSPTNIPVRLTPALVTTQLKKMATNTHGPYGCPVNYAKLGCYNDDQNNPRPLPEQLVNDRGATFPHYSGSPINWDHWATYLPKFVCRCAMLAKKKGYKIFGIQFFAACWSGPASEQTYMEDGEGDPDMCISTSSRKCEATDSVCAGKQETNFVYSLEAEAKRSNIPRHPYYHHKRHSHKKRAPKKYKPAVYLT